AGGACTGAGTATTTTGTTACCCTTCTTAGGCCCGTCTTTTGTCTCTGTCGGATTGTACGTGTACTTATAATCCCAGTCCTTACCGCCATCTGATATATTAATTGAACTAATTGCAGCATATTTTTTCTTGACTGCGTTTGCATCATACCTGATTTCCTCAAGGGTAGCTCCATTATTCTTTTCATATTTGCGTGTTAAGGTTTCAAGTTCTCTAAGTCCATTAATAACCTGTTGGTCACGGCTCTTTTTTGCACTACTGGTCTTATCAGTAGGCTTTTTCTTGTTGAACTTGGCCTTGCCCTTGCTTCCGCGCTTAACTGTTTCATTTTGATGCTGCTTGACTGTCTTGCCATCAGCCGTTCTTGCATTGGGGTCTACAGCCTTCTTCTTGTTTGGTTTTGTATATTTTGGTGCTTTGACATCTAAGGTTGAAGACTTCTTTCCCTTTTTATCATCAGTCTTGCTCTTACCTTTGACTTTAGGTGGCTGTGTGGCTTTGCTATTTTTCTCATTCCACTTGCCCGGTTTCTTTTCCTCGCTCTTTTTACCACCTGTTTTATCATTCATCAGGTCAGTTAAAAATTTCTCTGCGGAAAAATCAACTTTTCCAAACTCTATCTCAGGAACCTGATTTGAGCCCAGAACATGATTAACCTTTGCCAGTATACCAAAACTTCCTCCAAGAGGATAACTCTTGTTGAAGAGAGGCCATTTCCATTCATGATCTCCGAGAGGTGAAAACAAAGGACTGTCTACCTCTACAAAAAGGTCCCCTTCTAATCCAAAGAAAGGCTGTGCCGCTATTTCAAGTTCCCCTGATATAAAGAAATCGCCTTTTTTATCCTGTCCTGATTTTGCATTTTCCTTGTAACCTATTATTGGTGTAGCCTCGGCATAAGCAGCCAGTCCGGCAATTGCAGTTAAGCTTACCCCCGCCTTAATATCATGTCCGAGTATTTCAAGTCCTGCTCCGCCTTTTGCAATCATTTTTATTCCAGCGGATGCTGATATGTTTAAGGATGCTTGTATGCTAAAATCATTAGATTTAGAAGGATCAGTTGAATATGTACCGTTTACAGCTATATTATAGAGCTTTGCCGGGCCAAGTTTTGCAAAAGCTTCAAGGCCCAGGTTTGCAAATATAAATATATTTCCTACAATAGGAATTCCATAGCTTGCCCTTGCCTCTACCTTGAAAAGAGGCTTTATAAAATCTTTCTGCTGGAAAAGAATTAATTCTGCCTGTGGGACTATCTGCCCTACTATTGTTACATTTCCTTTTTCGTCAACCTCACAATGAGCATTTCCGCTTAACCAATTGGTGAATTGGAACATCAGATCGCCTTCGCCTGATAATACATATTGAGGCTTCTGACTGTTCCCTCCTTTTGAAGGCTTTGTTTGTTTATTTCCATCCTTCTGAAGGTTATTTTTATCCCCAACCCTTAATATTACCTGACCGGATAGCTTTTCCCCGGCATATCCGACCTTGCCTTCACCTGTAACACTTTCTCCGTCCAGCTTAACCTGCACTCCTCCGGTAAGATGCGGTGTAAGATTAACCGCAAGCCCAACGGTACCGATAACTTTTCCTTGAGTTGTGCGTTCCAGACCGAGGGTTCCGGTTGCAAGGCCCTTGATATTTATGTCTGCGTTTCCGGAAAATCCAATCTTGCCGGAATCAGGTTCAAAATTTAGAGATATTCGGCAATTAAAAGCTCTGCCAACCTTTGCAGTTGCATTGTTTATACCAAACTTCAGTATTCCTCTGTCTATACTATTAACTATTTGTAAAGAATTGTCAAGATTTATTCCCCGCAATCCAAGCATGGTTGGATCAGATATGAATTGTGACTTAAGATACCCCATTTTAGGCACATTAGCGCCATCCCATATACTTAAAAACCCGTCCAGCTTTCCATTATTCAAGCTTACTACCAGACAAGGCTTATATGCTTTGATAATGTCACTCTGAAGTGAAAATGGATTCTTTAATAATGATAGTGCTTGAGGAAGCATTCTATAGCTGTCCCCTGTTCTTGATATTTTTACAGTACCTTTTGCAAAGTTTCCGTACTTTACTTTTATCCTTGCTCCGGATGGGTTTTCCTTTAAATATTCTGCGGTCTTTGTCTGGGCCTTAAAATTTGCCATGCCCTTAAGCTGAATTTCTTCAAGTTCTGATTCTTTAATTTTTGGCTTTTTCCCGGTACTATCATCCTTCTTCTGTATTACAAAATTACCGGTCCCTTTATTTTCACTATCTC
This region of Clostridium sp. BNL1100 genomic DNA includes:
- a CDS encoding DUF4157 domain-containing protein yields the protein MQTKMLVKKPEPVSGLINNPVNNKQKDKPATSKKNVRTTDYKKLLQIMLFDPDAITREEFMFLQSVIGYRQAVDIREESKLRKKQRKLEQANVAMKPTGLEKPKPEVKKGEDGKTEAKTPLQMKKNDSNTASDIPHNLRTGLEKISGVDLSDVIVHPNSDKPKQLSALAYTQGNDIHIAPGQEKHLPHEGWHAVQQKQGRVEPTIQMKTGELVNDNGGLEREADVMGARAAEAAKGMSAADTSQIKNRDSENKGTGNFVIQKKDDSTGKKPKIKESELEEIQLKGMANFKAQTKTAEYLKENPSGARIKVKYGNFAKGTVKISRTGDSYRMLPQALSLLKNPFSLQSDIIKAYKPCLVVSLNNGKLDGFLSIWDGANVPKMGYLKSQFISDPTMLGLRGINLDNSLQIVNSIDRGILKFGINNATAKVGRAFNCRISLNFEPDSGKIGFSGNADINIKGLATGTLGLERTTQGKVIGTVGLAVNLTPHLTGGVQVKLDGESVTGEGKVGYAGEKLSGQVILRVGDKNNLQKDGNKQTKPSKGGNSQKPQYVLSGEGDLMFQFTNWLSGNAHCEVDEKGNVTIVGQIVPQAELILFQQKDFIKPLFKVEARASYGIPIVGNIFIFANLGLEAFAKLGPAKLYNIAVNGTYSTDPSKSNDFSIQASLNISASAGIKMIAKGGAGLEILGHDIKAGVSLTAIAGLAAYAEATPIIGYKENAKSGQDKKGDFFISGELEIAAQPFFGLEGDLFVEVDSPLFSPLGDHEWKWPLFNKSYPLGGSFGILAKVNHVLGSNQVPEIEFGKVDFSAEKFLTDLMNDKTGGKKSEEKKPGKWNEKNSKATQPPKVKGKSKTDDKKGKKSSTLDVKAPKYTKPNKKKAVDPNARTADGKTVKQHQNETVKRGSKGKAKFNKKKPTDKTSSAKKSRDQQVINGLRELETLTRKYEKNNGATLEEIRYDANAVKKKYAAISSINISDGGKDWDYKYTYNPTETKDGPKKGNKILSPKAKFKQGTKTNELWVERGKPGSKDNVVMTTGQKDLEKDKTVWSKLDKAAKNKVYKLKQPKNRTFKQKDVDEASKAAEKCLDKDDVTKIQYGGAPGTHMWVEANPLTEKGEPGFPPKENCKGWDYARDLNKVQKNSWVKGHLLNHNLHGPGIKSNLVPMTQKSNSDMREGPEKLAKNLIKNKVLYYRTDVTFHSGKEPIMYFPKTITVVVGEKVDNKIINKKTYSIDQERPPENVENVTYNLNTIGRDLLRDKFGIPEVFAKEILIVKGKTGQFKNILDLRVKMQKYYNNQLDPNTTFTQVKIRSFKEDYIKLVSAIDNKKLIISEIKR